In one Lysobacter alkalisoli genomic region, the following are encoded:
- a CDS encoding class I SAM-dependent rRNA methyltransferase, with amino-acid sequence MNATIATVRLKNAWKSSHPWIFQRLVEKPTPKPKPGSIVDVVGVDGEWIGRGFYNGHSRIAIRILETDPEVAVDAGWFERKIAEAVALRRETLRLDEASNAWRVFHSEGDGISGLIVDRYDDLIVVGFFSAGAWRHRSEIFDALRAQFPGCRFHSFADEHVQKQESFDYRDTQGTEPAVITEYGIRFRADPAGAHKTGFFADQRDNREWLSHRVQGQRVLDLCCNTGGFAVYAAVRGASEVVGIDIDADVIEIAKGNAKLNNVRPRFVQADIFPWLRDAANNGEQFDVVILDPAKMTRDRDQVIPALKKYLDMNKLALGVVKPGGLFATFSCTGLVSEEQFLDMLRRAAFYANRTVQVLKVAGAGPDHPFLANVQESRYLKAVFCRVLD; translated from the coding sequence ATGAACGCAACCATCGCCACCGTCCGCCTCAAGAACGCCTGGAAATCCAGCCACCCATGGATCTTCCAGCGCCTGGTCGAGAAGCCGACCCCGAAACCCAAGCCCGGCAGCATCGTCGACGTGGTCGGCGTCGATGGCGAATGGATCGGCCGCGGCTTCTACAACGGCCATTCGCGGATCGCGATCCGCATCCTCGAAACCGACCCGGAGGTGGCGGTCGATGCCGGTTGGTTCGAGCGCAAGATCGCCGAAGCGGTCGCGCTGCGTCGCGAGACGCTGCGGTTGGATGAGGCCAGCAATGCCTGGCGCGTGTTTCACAGCGAGGGAGATGGCATTTCCGGCCTGATCGTCGATCGCTACGACGACCTGATCGTGGTCGGCTTCTTCAGCGCCGGTGCCTGGCGCCACCGCAGCGAGATTTTCGACGCCCTGCGCGCGCAGTTCCCCGGCTGCCGCTTCCACAGCTTCGCCGACGAACACGTGCAGAAGCAGGAAAGCTTCGACTACCGCGACACCCAGGGCACCGAACCGGCGGTCATCACCGAATACGGCATCCGCTTCCGCGCCGATCCGGCCGGCGCGCACAAGACCGGCTTTTTCGCCGACCAGCGCGACAACCGCGAATGGCTGTCGCACCGGGTCCAAGGCCAGCGCGTGCTCGACCTGTGCTGCAACACCGGCGGCTTCGCGGTGTATGCGGCGGTGCGCGGTGCCAGCGAGGTGGTCGGCATCGACATCGACGCCGACGTGATCGAGATCGCCAAGGGCAATGCGAAGTTGAACAATGTCCGCCCGCGCTTCGTCCAGGCCGACATCTTCCCGTGGCTGCGCGACGCAGCCAACAACGGCGAGCAGTTCGACGTGGTCATCCTCGACCCGGCCAAGATGACCCGCGACCGCGACCAGGTGATCCCGGCGCTGAAGAAGTACCTCGACATGAACAAGCTTGCGTTGGGCGTGGTGAAACCCGGCGGGCTGTTCGCGACCTTCTCCTGCACCGGCCTGGTCAGCGAGGAACAGTTCCTCGACATGCTGCGCCGCGCCGCGTTCTACGCCAACCGTACCGTGCAAGTGCTCAAGGTCGCCGGCGCCGGTCCGGACCATCCGTTCCTCGCCAACGTGCAGGAGTCGCGCTACCTGAAGGCGGTGTTCTGCCGGGTGCTGGATTGA
- a CDS encoding WG repeat-containing protein, which translates to MRRTGIGWMLAAALLAAPAAATGLQPFQAEDGRYGYRDASGTERVAPRYDFAFPFVDGYAKVHLYNDRRRRLTGLLDATGREVIAPGDSDVHQARTRDGSRPAGVYTVDGGILQVDEQRWLMPPESVRGDAYCRGADADDLLCLPDRRELLLQHVRRFCQVIDLNHVSCDEGEVLYVDGREQRPPEGARFKEVVAEHGYAIVETGDYETLVYALDGRRLTPAAPHPAFYFHHHYSPAAERFVSVHLGRPASLGRHAEIFDRDGRPIARIALPMGPFHAWGFEPDGYLKHRDRDYVWHYIRLRDGVETDPPESERAD; encoded by the coding sequence TTGAGGCGGACGGGTATCGGCTGGATGCTGGCCGCGGCGCTGCTGGCAGCTCCCGCCGCGGCGACCGGGCTGCAGCCGTTCCAGGCCGAAGACGGTCGCTACGGTTACCGGGACGCCAGCGGAACGGAGCGGGTGGCGCCCCGCTACGACTTTGCGTTTCCGTTCGTGGACGGCTATGCCAAGGTTCACCTCTACAACGACCGGCGCCGCCGGCTGACCGGTTTGCTCGACGCCACCGGCCGCGAGGTCATCGCACCCGGCGACAGCGATGTGCATCAGGCGCGGACCCGTGATGGGTCGAGGCCGGCGGGCGTGTACACGGTCGATGGCGGCATCCTGCAGGTCGATGAGCAACGCTGGCTGATGCCGCCCGAATCGGTGCGCGGCGATGCCTACTGCCGCGGTGCCGATGCAGACGACCTGTTGTGCCTGCCGGATCGCCGCGAGCTGCTGCTGCAACACGTGCGGCGGTTCTGCCAGGTCATCGACCTCAACCATGTCAGCTGCGACGAGGGTGAAGTCCTCTACGTCGACGGCCGCGAGCAGCGGCCGCCGGAAGGTGCACGGTTCAAGGAGGTGGTGGCCGAACATGGCTACGCCATCGTCGAAACCGGCGACTACGAGACCCTCGTGTACGCACTGGACGGCCGCCGGCTCACGCCGGCCGCACCGCACCCGGCTTTCTACTTCCACCACCATTATTCGCCCGCAGCCGAACGTTTCGTCAGCGTGCACCTCGGTCGCCCGGCCTCTCTTGGCCGGCATGCCGAGATCTTCGACCGCGACGGCCGCCCGATTGCGCGCATCGCGCTTCCGATGGGGCCATTCCATGCCTGGGGATTCGAGCCGGACGGGTATCTCAAGCATCGCGACCGCGATTACGTCTGGCATTACATCCGTCTGCGCGACGGCGTCGAGACCGATCCGCCCGAGTCCGAACGCGCCGACTGA
- a CDS encoding NAD(P)H-dependent oxidoreductase, whose product MRCLVVTTHPLESSLCQALAAHVVRTLEAAGHTVQREDLYGSGFDPRLSASERAGYYTDYPTDAVVAQMARLQAAEAIVLVFPTWWFGFPAMLKGWFDRVWAPGSAYDHADDYGPIRPRLAGLRRMLAVTTLGSPWWVDRLLMRQPLRRVLKTALVGTCAPQCRFRMLSLYRSERMEPARLASFTRRVERALLRWPR is encoded by the coding sequence ATGCGTTGCTTGGTGGTGACCACTCATCCGCTGGAGTCGAGCCTGTGCCAGGCCCTGGCCGCGCATGTGGTGCGGACGCTGGAAGCGGCCGGCCACACGGTGCAGCGTGAGGACCTGTATGGATCCGGCTTCGATCCACGCCTGTCGGCGTCCGAGCGTGCCGGCTACTACACGGACTATCCGACCGATGCGGTAGTGGCGCAGATGGCACGGCTGCAGGCGGCTGAAGCCATCGTGCTGGTGTTTCCGACCTGGTGGTTCGGGTTTCCGGCAATGCTCAAGGGCTGGTTCGACCGCGTCTGGGCCCCCGGCAGCGCCTACGATCATGCCGATGACTATGGGCCGATCCGGCCGCGGCTGGCCGGGCTGCGACGGATGCTGGCGGTGACCACGCTCGGATCACCGTGGTGGGTGGATCGACTGCTGATGCGGCAACCGCTGCGCCGTGTGCTCAAGACCGCCCTGGTCGGCACCTGCGCGCCGCAGTGCCGGTTCCGGATGTTGTCGCTATACCGCAGCGAGAGGATGGAACCGGCTCGGCTCGCGTCCTTTACGCGCCGGGTCGAACGCGCGCTGCTGCGTTGGCCGCGGTAG
- a CDS encoding DUF6506 family protein, whose protein sequence is MKMCTTIIYDASGSAGDRIVRQDPAGELTIALLGKGESAEATARELLKQGARRIELCGGMPAAERAKVIALADGRASVSGVTFGIESIVPVAAYNAAYLEGHPPKEAMIILQPGADPAGDRITRDLPPQHITIVFVPDEASAPKIAATLVEGGVRLIELYGGFTTSGAAAVIAAADGKAAIGVGSFAIGDEANSVI, encoded by the coding sequence ATGAAAATGTGCACGACGATCATCTATGACGCATCGGGATCGGCCGGGGACCGCATCGTCCGGCAAGACCCGGCGGGAGAGCTCACCATTGCCCTTCTCGGAAAAGGAGAGTCGGCCGAGGCCACTGCCCGCGAGCTTCTGAAGCAAGGGGCGCGTCGCATCGAGTTGTGCGGAGGCATGCCGGCTGCCGAGCGTGCCAAGGTCATCGCACTTGCCGATGGCAGAGCAAGCGTGAGTGGAGTGACCTTCGGAATCGAGTCGATCGTACCGGTTGCGGCATACAACGCCGCGTACCTGGAGGGCCACCCGCCGAAGGAGGCCATGATCATCCTCCAGCCAGGCGCCGACCCGGCAGGCGACCGCATCACCCGAGACCTTCCTCCGCAGCACATCACCATTGTGTTCGTGCCCGACGAAGCGTCCGCGCCCAAGATCGCTGCCACGCTCGTGGAAGGCGGCGTCCGCCTGATTGAGCTCTACGGCGGCTTCACCACCTCGGGGGCGGCTGCAGTCATTGCTGCGGCTGACGGCAAGGCCGCCATCGGCGTCGGCAGCTTCGCCATCGGAGATGAAGCAAACAGCGTCATCTGA
- a CDS encoding DMT family transporter produces MNATAQRIALTLAAGGLIGSGFVVAKLLLDAGADPATIALVQVGGAGLFLGTALKLGGGALPFRRDTWRYLLVSALIGIAAGPLLGQWVLARIPAGIFTVVVTLSPMFTTLINAGLDRRLPAPMTALGIGIGLAGVLLVLVPRAQTVGSEQGLALALALGVPVLLAAGNVYRSRRWPDRLPAPAAAAGTLLSQGLLLVPLFFARTTAGGAELLPLWPLLAALVTITVAGTLAASTLQRTAGAAAFSQIGYVIALTGVAASALIFGDALGALFWPALVLVFAGIAIGNQPSASATPAATLGATPAR; encoded by the coding sequence ATGAACGCCACCGCGCAACGCATCGCCCTGACCCTCGCCGCCGGCGGCCTGATCGGCAGCGGCTTCGTCGTCGCCAAACTGCTGCTCGACGCCGGCGCCGATCCGGCCACGATCGCACTGGTCCAGGTCGGCGGTGCCGGGCTGTTCCTCGGCACCGCGCTCAAACTCGGCGGCGGCGCGTTGCCGTTCCGCCGCGATACCTGGCGCTACCTGCTGGTCTCGGCACTGATCGGCATCGCCGCCGGCCCGCTGCTCGGGCAATGGGTGCTGGCGCGGATCCCGGCCGGCATCTTCACCGTGGTGGTGACGCTGTCACCAATGTTCACCACGCTCATCAATGCCGGCCTCGATCGTCGCCTGCCGGCCCCCATGACCGCGCTCGGGATCGGGATCGGCCTGGCCGGGGTACTGCTGGTGCTGGTGCCGCGCGCGCAGACGGTCGGCTCGGAGCAGGGCCTGGCCCTGGCGCTCGCACTCGGCGTGCCCGTGCTGCTCGCGGCCGGCAATGTCTATCGCTCGCGCCGCTGGCCGGACCGGCTGCCCGCGCCCGCGGCGGCGGCCGGCACCCTGCTCTCGCAAGGCCTGCTGCTGGTGCCGCTGTTCTTCGCCCGGACCACTGCCGGCGGCGCCGAGTTGCTTCCACTGTGGCCGCTGCTGGCCGCGCTGGTGACGATCACGGTCGCCGGCACCCTCGCCGCCTCGACCCTGCAGCGCACCGCCGGCGCCGCCGCCTTCAGCCAGATCGGCTATGTGATCGCACTGACCGGCGTGGCCGCGAGCGCGTTGATCTTCGGCGATGCGCTTGGCGCGCTGTTCTGGCCGGCCCTGGTGCTGGTGTTCGCCGGCATCGCGATCGGCAACCAACCCTCGGCGTCGGCGACCCCGGCTGCGACCCTCGGCGCAACCCCCGCCCGTTGA
- a CDS encoding LysR family transcriptional regulator: protein MSTIPLEQGPSLDLAGLLAFVRVAELGSFVRASESLGLSKAAVSKQVSALERRLGARLLHRTTRRLSLTEAGQAYLRHAQAALSQARAAEDAVADTQTVARGRLRVAVPMSFGLLHIAPLASAFLREQPQVDLDLQFDDRPQDLVAAGLDLAIRFSSRLDDSSLVARRLGRVRVGLFAAPAYLDRHGRPGHPDQLTGHDCLHYSLTPGGYVWEMSRAGETIRVAVAARLEANSSLALRAAVLGGGGIARLPEFVVGGELSRGELEGVLPEWRFPALDMYAVMPERRYVPAKVRVFLDFLTRSWAQSPGWDMRR from the coding sequence ATGTCAACAATTCCGCTCGAACAGGGACCGAGCCTGGACCTCGCCGGGCTGCTCGCATTCGTGCGCGTGGCGGAGCTCGGCAGCTTCGTGCGCGCCAGCGAAAGCCTCGGGCTGTCGAAGGCCGCGGTCAGCAAGCAGGTCTCGGCGCTGGAACGTCGACTCGGTGCACGCCTGCTGCACCGGACCACCCGCCGGCTGAGCCTGACCGAGGCCGGGCAGGCCTATCTGCGCCATGCCCAGGCCGCGCTGTCACAGGCGCGGGCGGCCGAGGACGCGGTCGCCGACACCCAGACCGTGGCCCGGGGGCGGCTTCGGGTGGCGGTGCCGATGAGCTTCGGCCTGCTGCACATCGCGCCGCTGGCCAGCGCGTTCCTGCGCGAACAGCCGCAGGTCGACCTCGACTTGCAGTTCGATGACCGGCCGCAGGACCTCGTGGCCGCGGGACTGGATCTGGCCATCCGTTTCAGTAGCCGGCTGGACGACTCCAGCCTGGTCGCGCGCCGGCTTGGCCGCGTGCGCGTGGGGCTGTTTGCGGCCCCCGCCTACCTCGATCGCCATGGCCGGCCGGGGCATCCGGATCAGTTGACCGGCCACGACTGCCTGCACTACTCGTTGACGCCGGGCGGCTACGTCTGGGAGATGAGTCGTGCCGGGGAGACCATTCGGGTGGCTGTCGCGGCGCGGTTGGAGGCCAATTCCAGCCTCGCCCTGCGCGCGGCGGTGCTCGGCGGCGGCGGCATCGCGCGGCTGCCCGAGTTCGTGGTCGGCGGCGAGCTGAGCCGTGGCGAACTCGAGGGGGTGCTGCCGGAATGGCGCTTTCCCGCCCTCGACATGTATGCGGTCATGCCCGAGCGCCGCTACGTGCCGGCCAAGGTGCGCGTGTTCCTCGACTTCCTGACCCGGAGCTGGGCGCAGTCCCCCGGCTGGGACATGCGCCGTTAG
- a CDS encoding GFA family protein yields MTHSSFPLEGRCTCGAVRYRVEVAPIFVHCCHCRWCQRETGSAFALNAMVERDRLALVDGEPEEILTPSESGKGQRIMRCPQCRVALWSHYPGGGDAIAFVRVGTLETPDALRPDVHIFTASKQPWVVLDAATPAFAEFYDPKQLWPEDARQRYRDARASA; encoded by the coding sequence ATGACCCACTCCAGCTTCCCGCTCGAAGGCCGCTGCACCTGCGGCGCGGTGCGCTACCGGGTGGAGGTCGCGCCGATCTTCGTCCATTGCTGCCACTGCCGCTGGTGCCAGCGCGAGACCGGCAGCGCGTTCGCGCTCAACGCGATGGTCGAGCGCGACCGGCTGGCGCTGGTGGACGGCGAGCCGGAGGAAATCCTGACGCCGTCCGAGAGCGGCAAGGGCCAGCGCATCATGCGGTGCCCGCAGTGCAGGGTGGCGCTGTGGAGCCACTACCCGGGTGGCGGCGACGCGATCGCCTTCGTCCGCGTTGGCACCCTGGAAACACCGGACGCACTGCGCCCGGACGTGCACATCTTCACCGCCTCGAAACAGCCGTGGGTGGTGCTCGATGCGGCCACGCCGGCATTTGCGGAGTTCTACGACCCGAAGCAGCTGTGGCCCGAGGACGCACGGCAGCGCTATCGCGACGCCAGGGCGAGCGCCTAA
- a CDS encoding GFA family protein: protein MTTHTGSCHCGAVTFEADGEIDGGLSCNCSICQRKGALLWFVPRDSLRITAGEDALSTYTFNRHVIRHQFCSTCGMHPFGLGTDPKGNEMAAINLRCLEDIDLAAVPVQHFDGRSM from the coding sequence ATGACGACACACACCGGAAGCTGCCATTGCGGCGCGGTCACCTTCGAGGCCGACGGCGAGATCGACGGCGGCCTGTCCTGCAATTGCTCGATCTGCCAGCGCAAGGGCGCGCTGCTGTGGTTCGTGCCGCGCGACAGCCTGCGGATCACCGCGGGCGAGGATGCGCTGAGCACCTACACCTTCAACAGGCACGTGATCCGCCACCAGTTCTGTTCGACCTGCGGCATGCATCCGTTCGGACTCGGCACCGATCCCAAGGGCAACGAGATGGCCGCAATCAACCTGCGCTGCCTGGAGGACATCGACCTCGCGGCGGTGCCGGTGCAGCATTTCGATGGCCGCTCGATGTAG
- the rmuC gene encoding DNA recombination protein RmuC, producing MPDVQVLVVILLAAVLVAIVLLVVLLRRRPEAAFGALREQLEQALRAEQREGRGELRQQLDSLSKQQDARIDGFGRSLTDFRDRTDQRLDELRTALNDDAHKARLELATRQQQFADTLSAQLRELTQRNEQRIGEMRTTLEQQLQKLQADNAARLEQMRATVDEKLQSTLETRLGASFKLVSERLEQVQRGLGEMQQLATGVGDLKRVLGNVKSRGVFGEVQLAALLEQVFAPDQYAANVATVPGSNDRVEFAVRFPGSNSETPVWLPIDAKFPREDYERLLDAQERADVEAARLAGDALERQVKLEAARIRDKYVSAPHTTEFAILFLPTEGLYAEVLRRPGLVDGLQRDLHIAVAGPTTLLALMTSFQMGFRTLAIEKRSSEVWQTLGAVKTEFGKFGVVLEGVKKKLDEASNKIEETGRRTRVLTRKLRDVEALPLDDSRRLLGGALDDEPDDKD from the coding sequence ATGCCCGATGTCCAAGTCCTCGTCGTGATCCTGCTGGCGGCCGTGCTGGTCGCCATCGTCCTGCTCGTCGTCCTGCTGCGGCGCCGGCCCGAGGCCGCGTTCGGCGCCCTGCGCGAGCAGCTCGAGCAGGCCTTGCGTGCGGAGCAGCGTGAAGGACGCGGCGAGTTGCGCCAGCAGCTGGACAGCCTGTCCAAGCAGCAGGATGCCCGTATCGATGGCTTCGGCCGCAGCCTGACCGACTTCCGCGACCGCACCGACCAGCGCCTGGACGAGCTGCGCACCGCGCTCAACGACGATGCCCACAAGGCTCGGCTGGAACTGGCCACCCGCCAGCAGCAGTTCGCCGACACCCTGTCGGCACAGCTGCGCGAACTGACCCAGCGCAACGAGCAGCGCATCGGCGAGATGCGGACGACGCTGGAGCAGCAGCTGCAGAAGCTGCAGGCCGACAACGCGGCCCGGCTCGAACAGATGCGCGCCACCGTCGACGAGAAACTGCAGAGCACGCTGGAAACCCGTCTCGGCGCCTCGTTCAAGCTGGTGTCCGAACGGCTGGAGCAGGTCCAGCGCGGGCTTGGCGAGATGCAGCAGCTGGCGACCGGGGTCGGCGACCTCAAGCGCGTGCTCGGCAACGTCAAGTCGCGCGGCGTGTTCGGCGAGGTGCAGCTGGCGGCGTTGCTGGAGCAGGTGTTCGCGCCCGACCAGTACGCGGCCAACGTCGCCACCGTGCCGGGCAGCAACGACCGGGTCGAGTTCGCGGTGCGCTTCCCCGGCTCCAACAGCGAGACGCCGGTGTGGTTGCCGATCGATGCCAAGTTCCCGCGCGAGGACTACGAGCGCCTGCTCGACGCGCAGGAGCGCGCGGACGTGGAGGCCGCCCGGCTCGCTGGCGACGCGCTGGAACGGCAGGTCAAGCTGGAGGCCGCGCGCATCCGCGACAAGTACGTCTCCGCACCGCATACCACCGAATTCGCGATTCTGTTCCTGCCGACCGAAGGGCTCTACGCCGAGGTGCTGCGCCGGCCGGGCCTGGTCGATGGCCTGCAGCGCGACCTGCACATCGCGGTGGCCGGCCCGACCACCCTGCTGGCGTTGATGACCAGCTTCCAGATGGGCTTCCGCACCCTCGCGATCGAGAAGCGCTCCAGCGAGGTCTGGCAGACCCTGGGCGCGGTCAAGACCGAGTTCGGCAAGTTCGGCGTGGTGCTCGAGGGGGTGAAGAAGAAGCTCGACGAGGCCAGCAACAAGATCGAGGAGACCGGTCGCCGCACCCGCGTGCTGACCCGCAAGCTGCGCGATGTCGAGGCGCTGCCGCTGGACGACAGCCGGCGCCTGCTCGGCGGTGCATTGGACGACGAACCCGACGACAAGGACTGA
- a CDS encoding MlaA family lipoprotein — protein sequence MEAADNAASAFQRCLAEATGDITPAATPPEAELPEQAEQDARIKPALEPAPEAGLETPPDATPEVVPEPVVDPVAPTEAEFDYHAIYGGYDPVADPTLPEPAQMQAAYDPWERYNRKMHRFNNAVDRNVARPLARSYVKVVPRPVRLGVSNFFNNLGQPVSAVNALLQGKPKQASQSLGRFLLNSTLGIGGIFDPASDARLPNRSEDFGQTLGVWGWKNSRYVELPLFGPRTLRDSFGLVGDAPLSPLRQIDDNAARYALQGLQLVDVRTQLLATDSLREGAADDYALVRDAWLQRRNYQIYGDRLLEEDDSLPDYLREEDNPTVPVDAMPALPSVPGGN from the coding sequence ATGGAGGCCGCCGACAACGCTGCGTCGGCCTTCCAGCGCTGCCTGGCCGAGGCGACCGGAGACATCACGCCCGCAGCCACGCCACCGGAAGCAGAACTGCCGGAACAGGCGGAGCAGGACGCGCGCATCAAGCCAGCGCTGGAGCCGGCCCCCGAAGCCGGACTTGAAACGCCGCCTGATGCGACACCGGAAGTGGTGCCGGAACCCGTAGTGGACCCGGTCGCACCCACCGAAGCCGAATTCGACTATCACGCCATCTACGGCGGCTACGACCCGGTCGCCGACCCGACCCTGCCCGAGCCGGCCCAGATGCAGGCGGCCTACGACCCGTGGGAGCGCTACAACCGCAAGATGCACCGCTTCAACAACGCGGTCGACCGCAACGTCGCCCGGCCGCTGGCGCGCAGCTACGTCAAGGTGGTGCCGCGCCCGGTCCGGCTCGGGGTCAGCAACTTCTTCAACAACCTCGGCCAGCCGGTGTCGGCGGTGAACGCGCTGCTGCAGGGCAAGCCCAAGCAGGCCAGCCAGTCGCTGGGGCGGTTCCTGCTCAATTCCACCCTCGGCATCGGCGGCATCTTCGATCCGGCCAGCGACGCCAGGCTGCCCAACCGCAGCGAGGATTTCGGCCAGACCCTCGGCGTGTGGGGCTGGAAGAACTCGCGCTATGTCGAGCTGCCGCTGTTCGGCCCGCGCACCCTGCGCGACAGCTTCGGCCTGGTCGGCGACGCTCCGCTGAGCCCGCTGCGCCAGATCGACGACAACGCCGCGCGCTATGCGCTGCAGGGCCTGCAACTGGTCGACGTCCGGACCCAGCTGCTGGCCACCGACAGCCTGCGCGAAGGCGCCGCGGACGACTATGCCCTGGTCCGCGATGCCTGGCTGCAGCGCCGCAACTACCAGATCTACGGCGACCGCCTGCTCGAAGAGGACGACTCGCTGCCCGACTACCTGCGCGAGGAAGACAATCCGACCGTGCCGGTCGACGCAATGCCGGCACTGCCATCGGTGCCGGGCGGGAACTGA
- a CDS encoding STAS domain-containing protein, translated as MDTTRMTAASVRRDGDTLMFAGELGRDACASAWTQARPLLAGTRRLDLTAVTRVDSAGLALLAEIAEQAGIDRGAGGVAGDPAGLSELRAAYRMDANLTYAG; from the coding sequence ATGGACACGACACGCATGACAGCTGCCAGCGTCCGCCGCGACGGCGACACCCTGATGTTCGCCGGGGAGCTTGGCCGCGATGCCTGCGCCTCGGCCTGGACGCAGGCACGTCCGCTGCTGGCCGGCACCCGGCGACTCGACCTGACCGCGGTCACGCGCGTGGACAGCGCCGGGCTGGCGCTGCTGGCCGAGATCGCCGAACAGGCCGGTATCGACCGCGGCGCCGGCGGCGTGGCGGGCGATCCCGCCGGCCTGTCCGAACTGCGTGCCGCCTACCGCATGGACGCGAACCTGACCTACGCAGGCTGA
- a CDS encoding MlaC/ttg2D family ABC transporter substrate-binding protein, whose translation MIRLAALPLSVLLLATAGLPIAPAAAQAQAANQAASPSQLVLDNSTRILNTLESRRAEFTADRGKLQAFMVGEFNSMFDRDYAARLVLGTHGRGAADADVKLFADALADSLMSRYGSSLLDLNARLQVRVKSETPIRGGAIVKVASEYLRQGGEPVPVDYLMRQSGGQWKVFDVMVEGVSFVQTFRNQFDAPLRQKSIPQVAADLRAGTIQASTN comes from the coding sequence ATGATCCGACTCGCAGCCCTCCCGCTGTCCGTGCTGCTGCTGGCCACCGCCGGCCTGCCCATCGCACCCGCCGCCGCACAGGCGCAGGCGGCGAACCAGGCCGCCAGCCCGAGCCAGCTTGTACTCGACAACAGCACCCGCATCCTCAACACGCTCGAATCCCGCCGCGCCGAGTTCACCGCCGACCGCGGCAAGCTGCAGGCCTTCATGGTCGGCGAGTTCAACTCCATGTTCGACCGCGACTACGCCGCCCGGCTGGTGCTCGGCACCCACGGCCGCGGCGCCGCCGACGCCGACGTGAAGCTGTTCGCCGACGCTCTCGCCGACAGCCTGATGTCGCGTTACGGCAGCTCCCTGCTCGACCTCAATGCGCGCCTGCAGGTGCGGGTGAAGTCGGAAACCCCGATCCGCGGCGGCGCCATCGTCAAGGTCGCCAGCGAGTACCTGCGCCAGGGCGGCGAACCGGTGCCGGTCGACTACCTGATGCGCCAGAGCGGCGGCCAGTGGAAGGTGTTCGACGTGATGGTGGAAGGCGTCAGCTTCGTGCAGACCTTCCGCAACCAGTTCGACGCCCCGCTGCGGCAGAAGTCGATTCCGCAGGTCGCGGCCGACCTCCGCGCCGGTACAATCCAGGCCTCGACCAATTGA
- the mlaD gene encoding outer membrane lipid asymmetry maintenance protein MlaD — MSIRAPRIEFAVGAFLLLALASLLVLAIASTNGNFSFGGSTYEVSARFSNLGPLRQNAPVKVGGVTIGKVAKIGLDPVKLDSVVTLAIDSRYSDLPADTSAAILTSGLLGESFVGLKPGGDPDPLKDGDEIFLTQSSVDIIELVGKYMFSGAADNAGSSGNTSPDTADEAVPDYLQ; from the coding sequence ATGAGTATTCGCGCCCCCCGCATCGAATTCGCCGTCGGCGCCTTCCTTCTGCTGGCCCTGGCCTCCCTGCTGGTGCTGGCGATCGCCTCCACCAACGGCAACTTCAGTTTTGGCGGCAGCACCTATGAGGTGAGTGCCCGCTTCAGCAACCTCGGCCCGTTGCGGCAGAACGCGCCGGTCAAGGTCGGCGGCGTCACCATCGGCAAGGTGGCGAAGATCGGACTGGACCCGGTCAAGCTGGATTCGGTGGTGACCCTGGCCATCGACAGCCGCTACAGCGACCTGCCGGCCGACACCAGCGCCGCGATCCTGACCAGCGGCCTGCTCGGCGAGAGCTTCGTCGGTCTCAAGCCCGGCGGAGACCCCGACCCGCTCAAGGACGGCGACGAGATCTTCCTGACCCAGTCCTCGGTCGACATCATCGAACTGGTCGGCAAGTACATGTTCAGCGGCGCTGCCGACAATGCGGGCAGTAGCGGCAATACCTCGCCCGACACCGCCGACGAGGCCGTGCCGGATTACCTGCAGTAA